One window from the genome of Streptococcus parasanguinis encodes:
- a CDS encoding accessory Sec-dependent serine-rich glycoprotein adhesin, translating into MFFKRSNGEFRETDRVTRFKLIKSGKNWLRAATSNFGLLKVIRGQVEETVVAEVREDAVSVKEMTSRGLLKGIVAAGAVFGAATVANTAKADEIGSDVATASELSSEALVEQGSTVLGTTSTTESQSESTTESTTESTTESASASASASASTSTSVSVSHSASLSEQGSAELSAALSESTVVAGSEATSEATTTVAKADDKVVLEQNTSEAELLNKIASDYSATVSAPEKKAALDAAIAKVQTELTASNSLINANASAQSYADQRERLSKSVDDMMATLTAAGFTGNTTVNGAPAISAQLAPISTSNTLAANIEVSPSMTDANGASISDPAWTNPNYKLDPSASRYTFSIWDLQNWQGPASQGGVTYSNGGYYVTFSVDRSTVGTSNTPTVHARLVDKSTGNEVETLDMTAGSTYKFNTLVNANSTYAPQFDYTTGDASQILGTWTNNRDAGPTASDKYKHHILQVRDTSFPGNENDTKPNVQTNIPTDKVNHTTYYKTEDGTQLATYTQTGIEGQNYTASQPRDFEGYVYTRTDSSNDMSGTLGGVGAKYLELQGGRAHYYVKRVIEQVSTDGSSVVKFYVLDPSKVSSYSPSTDVNNLNFDNYTLVYTSDPAKPGTRATVEGTSTDPKEVGYVDSKDGNYRLKVATYSDSAGGNVRLSGWYNKATGDAFTASPQFSTDVDPVRNNTSNIIGGNTPGDKASGYPSFFNNFSISSIKPVSNDVTHYYKKSDEKGNVYVHYKDTEGTTIKASVTDENQQPINKHYDTVVDNRPGTIEYNGKTYELVPAGTYTVGQVDSDGHLTTSDPITGSVAKEDKNVTYIYKLKEDSQSNSDTTSSSLSESASASTSLVQSKSEQASKSASESASASLSQSAVESASVSASQSSSLSTSAQESASVSASESASLSTSAQESASVSASESASLSTSASASASTSASQSASLSTSASASASTSASQSASLSASASASASTSASQSASLSASASASASVSASQSASLSTSASASASTSASQSASLSESASASESASQSISESQSASTSQSVSESTSASESASTSTSESVSASESASASLSASASESASVSASQSASLSTSASASASVSASQSASLSTSASESASVSASQSASLSTSASASASVSASQSASLSTSASVSASASASASESVSASLSASASESASVSASQSASLSTSASESASVSASQSASLSTSASASASVSASQSASLSTSASESASVSASQSASLSTSASESASVSASQSASLSTSASTSLSTSVSQSASNSSSNSESETPKQGEVIITYVDTKGKVIKDPRQDTPNSPYDTPYNTTEEGEKPNTIKTPDGKTYKIVPKGDYPVGKVDEDGHLESSDPIKGKVDKPKSTITYVYQEVSNVYVHYVDTEGNTIKASVTDEKEQPIGKDYDTVVDNRPQTIEFQGKTYELVPAGNYPVGQVDEQGHWTGDDKTTGKVAEKDKNVTYVYQLKQPKGNVYVHYVDVNGNKIKDDVTDEKDQPVGKDYDTVVDNRPSTIEFQGKTYELVPAGNYPVGQVDEQGHWTGDDATTGKVVEGDKNVTYVYKLKEDPTKPKEGDVIITYVDEKGKEIQKPRQDTPNSPYDTPYNTTEEGEKPNTIKTPDGKTYKIVPKGDYPVGKVDGDGHLESSDPIKGKVDKPRSIITYVYKEVKGDVYVHYKDTEGNTIKDDVTDEKDQPVDKDYDTVVDNRPKEIQYNGKTYELVPAGNYTVGKVDEQGHLESSDATTGKVIEGRKDVTYIYKLKEQPTQPKGSVYVHYKDTEGNTIKESVTDELDQPVGKDYNTVEDNRPQYIRFEGKTYEIVPVGNYTVGKVDTQGHLESTDPTTGKVVEGRKDVTYIYKLVEEPVQPKGNVYVHYVDENGNTIKTSVVDEKDQPVGKDYDTVVDNRPKTITTADGKVYELVPQGNYPVGNVDGEGHLTTTDPTTGKVIEGDKNVTYVYKLVKTPNVPTPNTPVPPTPTPNTPVPPTPTPNTPVDPTPNKPMDPTPNTPVDPTPNTPVNPVPEQPAKPAPALEQLPNTGETGSVASALLGAVAGVAGVAALGSRKKEDEK; encoded by the coding sequence ATGTTTTTTAAACGTTCTAATGGTGAATTCCGTGAAACGGATCGAGTGACTCGTTTCAAATTGATCAAGTCAGGTAAAAACTGGTTGCGAGCAGCGACTTCTAACTTTGGTCTTTTGAAAGTCATTCGTGGTCAAGTCGAAGAGACTGTTGTAGCTGAAGTGCGTGAAGACGCAGTATCAGTGAAAGAAATGACAAGCCGTGGCTTGCTCAAAGGGATCGTAGCAGCTGGGGCTGTTTTTGGTGCAGCTACAGTAGCGAATACTGCTAAAGCTGATGAAATTGGATCAGATGTTGCGACTGCATCTGAGCTTTCAAGCGAAGCTCTTGTAGAGCAAGGAAGTACAGTACTTGGTACAACTTCAACAACTGAATCTCAATCTGAATCAACTACAGAATCAACAACTGAGTCAACTACAGAATCAGCTAGCGCTTCTGCATCTGCAAGTGCTTCAACATCTACAAGCGTATCTGTATCTCACTCAGCTTCATTGAGTGAACAAGGTTCAGCAGAACTTTCAGCAGCTCTTAGCGAATCAACTGTAGTAGCTGGATCTGAAGCAACTTCAGAAGCAACGACAACTGTTGCTAAAGCTGATGATAAAGTTGTTTTGGAACAAAACACTTCAGAAGCAGAATTGTTGAACAAGATCGCAAGCGACTACTCAGCAACTGTTTCTGCTCCAGAAAAGAAAGCAGCACTTGATGCTGCCATCGCTAAAGTTCAAACAGAATTGACAGCAAGCAACAGCTTGATCAACGCTAATGCTTCAGCTCAATCATACGCAGACCAACGCGAACGTTTGAGCAAGTCAGTAGATGACATGATGGCAACCTTGACTGCAGCAGGATTTACTGGAAACACAACAGTAAACGGTGCTCCAGCAATTTCAGCACAGTTGGCTCCAATCTCTACTTCAAATACACTTGCAGCAAATATTGAAGTAAGTCCAAGTATGACTGATGCTAACGGCGCATCAATTTCTGATCCAGCGTGGACAAATCCAAACTATAAACTAGATCCAAGTGCCTCTCGTTATACGTTTTCTATTTGGGACCTTCAAAACTGGCAAGGTCCTGCATCTCAAGGTGGTGTTACTTATAGTAACGGTGGCTACTATGTGACATTCTCAGTTGACCGCTCTACTGTGGGTACAAGCAATACGCCTACTGTACATGCTCGTTTGGTAGATAAGTCAACAGGAAATGAAGTTGAAACTTTGGATATGACTGCGGGTTCAACTTATAAATTCAATACTTTAGTAAATGCCAATTCAACTTATGCTCCTCAGTTTGACTATACTACTGGTGACGCATCTCAAATCCTAGGAACTTGGACAAACAACCGTGATGCTGGTCCAACTGCAAGTGATAAATATAAACACCATATTCTTCAGGTTCGTGACACTTCATTCCCAGGAAATGAAAATGATACAAAACCTAACGTTCAAACAAATATTCCAACTGATAAAGTAAATCATACAACTTATTACAAAACAGAAGATGGAACTCAGTTGGCTACATATACTCAAACAGGTATTGAAGGACAAAATTACACTGCTTCTCAACCACGTGATTTTGAAGGATATGTATACACACGTACAGATTCATCGAATGACATGAGTGGTACATTGGGAGGTGTTGGTGCTAAATATCTTGAACTTCAAGGTGGACGTGCACATTACTATGTGAAACGTGTTATTGAGCAAGTATCTACAGATGGTTCATCAGTAGTTAAGTTTTATGTTTTGGACCCTTCTAAAGTTTCTTCATATAGCCCATCAACAGATGTAAACAATTTGAACTTTGATAATTATACTTTGGTTTACACTTCTGATCCTGCTAAACCAGGAACAAGAGCTACTGTTGAAGGAACTAGTACCGATCCTAAAGAAGTAGGTTATGTAGATAGTAAAGACGGAAACTACAGACTCAAAGTAGCAACTTATTCAGATTCAGCTGGTGGTAATGTACGTTTGAGTGGTTGGTACAATAAAGCAACTGGAGACGCCTTTACAGCTTCACCTCAATTCTCAACTGATGTTGACCCAGTTCGTAACAATACTTCAAATATCATCGGTGGTAATACACCAGGTGATAAAGCAAGTGGTTATCCATCATTCTTTAATAACTTCTCAATCTCTTCAATTAAACCAGTTTCTAATGATGTAACACACTACTACAAGAAGTCAGATGAAAAAGGGAATGTTTACGTTCACTATAAAGATACTGAAGGAACAACTATTAAAGCTTCAGTAACAGATGAAAATCAACAACCTATCAATAAACACTATGATACAGTAGTAGATAACCGTCCAGGTACAATTGAGTACAATGGTAAAACTTACGAGTTGGTACCAGCAGGTACATATACTGTTGGTCAAGTTGACTCAGATGGTCACCTTACAACTTCAGACCCAATTACAGGTTCAGTTGCTAAAGAAGATAAAAATGTTACCTATATCTACAAATTGAAAGAGGATTCTCAATCAAACTCAGATACGACTTCATCTTCATTATCTGAATCAGCATCAGCATCAACATCATTGGTTCAATCTAAATCAGAACAAGCTTCTAAATCAGCGTCTGAATCAGCTTCTGCCTCATTGAGCCAATCAGCTGTTGAATCAGCGAGTGTGTCAGCGAGTCAATCATCATCATTGAGTACGTCAGCGCAAGAATCAGCTTCTGTATCAGCATCTGAATCTGCGTCATTGAGTACATCAGCACAAGAATCAGCTTCTGTATCAGCGTCTGAATCAGCATCATTGAGCACATCGGCTTCAGCATCAGCATCAACTTCAGCAAGTCAATCAGCATCATTGAGCACATCGGCTTCAGCATCAGCATCAACTTCAGCAAGTCAATCAGCATCATTGAGCGCATCGGCTTCAGCATCAGCATCTACTTCTGCAAGCCAATCAGCATCATTGAGTGCATCGGCTTCAGCATCAGCATCAGTATCAGCAAGCCAATCAGCATCATTGAGCACATCGGCTTCAGCATCAGCATCTACTTCTGCAAGCCAATCAGCATCATTGAGCGAATCAGCTTCTGCATCTGAATCTGCATCGCAATCTATTTCAGAATCACAATCAGCTTCAACAAGCCAATCAGTTTCTGAATCAACATCAGCATCAGAATCAGCATCAACATCAACGTCTGAATCTGTTTCAGCATCTGAGTCAGCGTCAGCATCATTGAGCGCATCAGCATCTGAGTCAGCAAGCGTATCAGCAAGCCAATCAGCGTCATTGAGCACATCGGCTTCAGCATCAGCATCAGTATCAGCAAGCCAATCAGCATCATTGAGCACATCAGCTTCTGAATCAGCATCAGTATCTGCGAGCCAATCAGCATCATTGAGCACATCGGCATCAGCTTCAGCATCAGTATCAGCAAGCCAATCAGCGTCATTGAGCACATCGGCTTCAGTATCAGCATCAGCATCTGCATCTGCATCTGAATCAGTATCAGCGTCATTGAGCGCATCAGCATCTGAGTCAGCATCAGTATCTGCTAGCCAATCAGCATCATTGAGCACATCAGCGTCTGAGTCAGCATCAGTATCTGCGAGCCAATCAGCATCATTGAGCACATCAGCTTCAGCATCAGCTTCTGTATCAGCTAGTCAATCAGCGTCATTGAGCACATCAGCATCTGAATCAGCATCAGTATCTGCAAGCCAATCAGCGTCATTGAGCACATCAGCGTCTGAGTCAGCATCAGTATCTGCTAGCCAATCAGCATCATTGAGCACATCGGCTTCAACATCACTTTCTACATCTGTATCACAATCAGCATCTAACTCTTCATCAAATTCTGAAAGTGAAACACCTAAACAAGGTGAAGTAATCATCACTTATGTAGATACAAAAGGTAAAGTGATTAAAGATCCTCGTCAAGACACACCAAACTCACCATATGATACTCCATATAACACAACTGAGGAAGGTGAAAAACCTAATACTATTAAGACTCCAGACGGTAAGACTTATAAGATCGTACCGAAAGGTGACTACCCAGTAGGTAAAGTTGACGAAGATGGACACTTAGAATCATCTGATCCAATTAAAGGTAAAGTTGATAAACCTAAGTCAACCATTACGTATGTTTACCAAGAAGTAAGTAACGTATACGTTCACTATGTAGATACTGAAGGTAACACGATCAAGGCATCTGTCACTGACGAAAAAGAACAACCAATTGGTAAAGACTACGATACAGTAGTGGACAACCGTCCACAAACAATCGAGTTCCAAGGAAAGACATACGAATTAGTACCAGCCGGTAACTACCCAGTAGGTCAAGTCGACGAACAAGGTCACTGGACAGGTGATGATAAGACAACTGGTAAAGTTGCTGAAAAAGATAAGAACGTAACATATGTCTACCAATTGAAACAACCTAAGGGTAATGTCTACGTACACTATGTTGACGTTAATGGTAACAAGATTAAAGACGATGTCACTGACGAAAAAGATCAACCTGTAGGTAAAGACTACGATACAGTAGTAGACAACCGTCCAAGCACGATCGAGTTCCAAGGTAAGACATACGAATTGGTACCAGCTGGTAACTACCCAGTAGGTCAAGTCGACGAACAAGGTCACTGGACAGGTGATGATGCTACAACTGGTAAAGTTGTTGAAGGTGATAAGAATGTCACTTACGTCTACAAATTGAAAGAAGATCCAACGAAACCTAAAGAAGGTGACGTCATCATCACTTACGTAGACGAAAAAGGTAAAGAAATTCAAAAACCTCGTCAAGACACACCAAACTCACCATATGATACACCATATAACACAACTGAGGAAGGTGAAAAACCTAACACTATCAAGACTCCAGACGGTAAGACATACAAGATCGTACCGAAAGGTGACTACCCAGTAGGTAAAGTTGATGGCGATGGACACTTAGAATCATCTGATCCAATTAAAGGTAAAGTTGATAAACCACGTTCAATCATCACTTACGTATACAAAGAAGTGAAGGGTGACGTTTACGTTCACTATAAAGACACTGAAGGTAACACAATTAAAGATGATGTCACTGACGAAAAAGATCAACCAGTTGATAAAGACTACGATACAGTAGTAGACAACCGTCCAAAAGAAATCCAATACAATGGTAAGACATATGAATTGGTACCAGCCGGTAACTACACTGTAGGTAAAGTTGATGAACAAGGTCACCTTGAGTCATCAGATGCTACAACTGGTAAAGTGATCGAAGGACGTAAAGACGTTACTTATATCTACAAACTTAAAGAACAACCAACTCAACCTAAGGGTAGCGTATACGTACACTACAAAGATACTGAAGGTAATACCATTAAAGAATCAGTAACAGATGAGTTAGACCAACCAGTAGGTAAAGACTACAACACTGTTGAAGATAACCGTCCACAATACATTAGATTCGAAGGTAAAACTTACGAAATCGTACCAGTCGGAAACTACACAGTTGGTAAAGTAGATACTCAAGGTCACCTTGAATCAACAGACCCAACAACTGGTAAAGTGGTTGAAGGACGTAAAGACGTTACTTACATCTACAAACTTGTCGAAGAACCTGTACAACCTAAGGGTAATGTATACGTTCACTATGTAGATGAAAATGGTAACACAATCAAGACTTCAGTAGTGGATGAAAAAGACCAACCAGTAGGTAAAGACTACGATACAGTTGTGGATAACCGTCCTAAGACAATCACAACTGCAGATGGTAAAGTCTATGAATTGGTACCACAAGGTAACTACCCAGTAGGTAACGTTGACGGTGAAGGTCACTTGACAACAACTGACCCAACAACTGGTAAAGTTATCGAAGGTGATAAGAACGTTACTTATGTTTACAAACTTGTGAAGACTCCAAACGTTCCAACACCAAACACTCCAGTGCCACCAACACCAACACCAAATACTCCAGTGCCACCAACACCAACACCAAATACTCCGGTAGATCCAACACCTAATAAACCAATGGATCCAACACCAAACACACCGGTAGATCCAACACCTAATACACCAGTGAACCCAGTTCCTGAGCAACCAGCTAAACCAGCTCCAGCTCTTGAACAACTTCCAAATACTGGTGAAACAGGATCTGTAGCTTCAGCTCTTCTTGGAGCAGTTGCAGGGGTTGCAGGGGTTGCAGCACTTGGAAGCCGCAAAAAAGAAGATGAAAAATAA